The DNA window GCAACACTAGTCTTCGCAGCGTTGAGCAGTCTCAAGGATCCCACCCGagtctcttcctcttcctcggaAGACTCGTGTCCTTTCACTACTGCAACCTTTTCTCCCTTGAATgggcacataaactttatgtgattatggACACCACAAATTTGACACACTCTTGGCTTACCCGAGTCGTCGGTTTTCCCTCACAGAGTTGTTATGTGCATGCCCCTTTCTaggtgggcggtctcccccacctttctcctgGTCACGTGGGCGGTCTCCCTCACGATTTTCCTCCTCGTCCCTGAGGATCTTCGGCCTATCCACATATACTTTGAGCTCTAACAGTCTTTCTGCAACCGCGATTGTCTCGGAGACGTCCCGCACCTTGGCCCTTTACAGCTCTAACTGTGCCCAAGTCTTAAGGCCATTCACAAACGCGAACAGGGCCTCTTGTTCCGTTAGACTTggtaactcgagcatcaactcttggaactccttcacatactccttgatgcTCCTGTTGTGCACAAGTTGGTTCAACTTTTTCCTATCCTCAAACTCGGCGTTCTCTGGGAAGAATTGGCGCTTGCACTCGGTCTTGAAGTCCTCCCAAGTCTCCATTCGCAGCGTACCTCGTTCAATATCTACTtctcgcctcctccaccacagtAGTGCCATCTCTTGCAAGAAGAAAGGTGATGTCTCCAACTTGCCACGATCATCTAGTATGTTTAATGCCTGAAAGTACCtctccatgttccaaaggaagtcctccacttcccttgcactcctcgagCCTTTGAACGAAGTTGTCTTGGGAACATCCATCCGACGAGGTGCCGCACCTCGAAGTTCCCCTCCATTCCACCCAATCTGACCCTCCATAGCGTCGAGCCTCCCCATTATCTCCCTTCGGAGAGCATCGATCCTCGCATGGATTTCTCCCCGGATTGTCTCGAGCACTTCATGGCGGATATCATTAGCCTCCCCTCGAACCGATCCCAGCACTTCGTCATAAATGCTCTGGTTCATATTATTAATGATCCACATCACCTCGTTCTCCAACTTTTCACCAACCTCATCCAACGCCGTCACCCTCTCGGCCGCCACACTAAACACTTCGAGAGCCTCCTAGTGCTCGGACATGCCTTCCTCAAGccgggtcacccgcgcttccatgTCGACACTCCTCTCGACGGATTTGTCCCTCTTGGACCTCTTGTCCTTCTGTTTGCCGGTCGAAACCTTCGTGACTTTGGAACTTGAATCCATCTCTTCTTGACGCGATCTTCTTTCAAATGCGGAAGCACAAACGTGGATGCGATAACACTttcgctctaataccacttgtcacggACAGAAACTCGGTCACCGAATATTCTCTCGTCCCGCGTGGCACTAGGCTAGATTGCCACAATCCTAGCTAGTCAACCTTCTAAAGTATGCAAGAAGATGGAATacttgagagagaaagagcttggagaatatcttgtttattacTTACAAGAGTGAGGTATTACAAGTGTTGAGTTTTTGAACATTGGTTGAGTTCTATGACctagacttgtttatatacaagtgggAAGATGATTCTAGATCTTCCTTGTCCTGGATATTTCTAGACTCTTCTATCACTAATCTAAACCTAAGAATTCCTAGAGgtttctagagaattctactaggacctatacatgagaactcttagagaattctagagagttctcccaccttacatacaaaaggaacttcctagagaattctagaaagttccatgaccctacttacaaaagaggaactcctagataaatctagagagttccatgacctcaCTCATAAAAGGGGAACTCCTAgataaatctagagagttccatgaccaataaaaatccaggaactcctagaggattctagagagttccagaAATGACCCAAGACATGAATATTCTAGAAAATGTACCTTGTAGGCTTGACATGTGCACCCCATACCAATGGGTCATGAAACTTGGCTAGGATTACTAGTATAGGTGTAAAAACCTATTGGTCTAGGACTAGCTTGgggctaggtttctcggtcgaggtgtataaacctctagGTCTTAAACTAGTTATAGGCTAAGTCATTCGGCCATTGGATTAGAGCTCTCGATCCCAAGTTTCGGATTCTCTATCCTAGGTCTCGGGAATCTCGATTCCGAACGCTAACCTCTTAGTCCTAGGTCTTAGGAGTCTTGATCACATGTTTAAATTTCTCGGTCCTGGGAGTTTCGGTCCCAAGTTTAAATTTCTCGGTCTTTGGAGTCTTGGTCCTAGGTAAGATCTTTAGGTCCTAGGTGAATCCTTGGTTGGGTCTCTTGGTCTTAACTTAAGAAAATTGGTCCTAGGTCTCAAtcctaggctaacaagcctcgATTCTCAAGAACACAAggaatcattttttaaaattcattttttaagttCTGATTTTTTGATTTAGGAGTTTAGGTtacttcacaaagctcccagaaacatgttgatcataatctcaaggtatcaatcgacctatatgatgatcaatttgttcaaaatagtttgtgatcaaaattttagtttttgattttaaaactgttttgaagtgaaagaagttatccaatagcttcctcatatcacatatatttaattggtatcaaaacatgaacattagcggttcgttttgaccaattcaaaaagttaatatttttattttattttgaaatttttgattttgatcaaacatgatccggatggatcaaacatgattgagatggatcaaacatgatccaaacagtttcccaacatgtttATAATCACGTTGGGAAACTTTTTGGCAATGATTCAAcagaattaacccaagaacaacaaacccgtttttttatttatttttgaaattcaaatttgaattattgttatttagaTCGCTTGATCGGTTTTATCATATCCTAATAGTTCCTAAATGATCCTAGGAATGATTTCAATCCATGAAACACtataaacaacaaacatacaagcttttacaatttgaaatataaaaatttcaaattcaaactgtaaatatgaattagagggtgattgaaatcatatcaaggattggagaacactccttgaacCTTAGGAAATCTATTGGGATGCTTAGATCTAAGCCTTAAGGTCTTTaacaaatttttcgaaaaaatccAAATGCTTTGATCTTTAATGGCAGATTTCTGAAATCTTCCGATTTGAAGGTGGAAATTGGATTCTTGGCCTTTGGAATGATTCATGGGGGTATTTATAATGTCTCAAGGTCGGTTGAGGCTCCAAGTGGGTTAAATCAACTAAAAGCCATTAATGGTGTTTTgggagaatgatcaccatcgtagggtgatcattctggACTTTGAATTAGTCAATTTTGTGGACCAATGACTGAGTTCCAAAAAGAGAAGATCAACACGGGTCTTCATGCTTATCTAGATGGCGGTCGTAATGCAGAAGAAGACCAGAGCCaaaaacgacatcgttttgaTGTTAGACGCGCTCCGTTAGCGGTCCGTTCAATGCCATTGGCGTTTGGGCATTCTGTTAGTGTTCTAGATAATGGACATTTTCTGATCCGCTATGTCCTGGGCGCGCATTGCTCTAGCTTCAACCGACTACGCGGAGCTCTCCTAagcgttggatgaaaattcagcgcTAATTACCTTTAATCCTATGTTCTTTCATCCGAGAAACGAATTGGTCAATTAAAGGTCCTGTGCCACTTTCACTCCAATCTATAATACCATTAATCCATCTTTCTTTGTATAGCCAACTCATAACAAAATGTTAAATCGAATGACACAACCGAATTCAATCATCCTAGATGGAACTTGTACACATAACGTGCAAGAAGTACCATGCACGAGCAAAGAAAAACCAAAAAACCAAACTCTACATAACGTAAAGTTGTCAGAGTACGATTAACCTTTGGATTTGAAATCACTTGGCCGTTTAGAGGTAGCTCCATCTCGACCAAAAAAGGTAAAAGAGGTTAGAGCCGATAGAAATCAAAGAACCCTTGTATCCGTTCGAGTTTCACTTCTCTAGAGAAGATGAGAGGCTAAAAGTGAAATTTTTTGCAACACATACCGAAAGGGTACTAATTAAGTCGACCACTAATAACTAGTTCTATTAGGATCGActacaacaatagaagggggttgaatattgttgtattAAACTTGacttttaattcaattttaatcctgttaaagattaaaatttgtttatattcttcatAAGTTGTCGCAAACTCTTGAATTGTTTTAAGTGCGAAAATGCTTACTAGATTTGAAGCGGTAGATGCAAGACGGAAAGatgcggaaagtaaataacacaagagttttatggatgttcggaaattAAACTTTTACGTCACCATTCTTCTGTTTTttgaaggattccactagaagactttggtttGCACAGCGTCTATATAAACCCAGTCAGAACTCAAGACTTAACAACTACCTGTTCTAAACTCCTAgcactcactctgttgaacatacaactttctgttcaacttacaatattgaaAATACTCTCAGCTTATACAATGTATGCTTTTTACAattagagagagagtaagaaCTTAGAACTTATATATCTGTTTATCTGTAAGAGAACTAGAACTAGAGCTTGAACTAGAGAGATCACCGTTGTATTCTGAAGCTCTTTTATATTGAAGCATAGCAACGACCGACTCTGATTCTTGGATTGTGAAATGACTGGGAAGGATTCGTCGTACCGAGAATCTAGATATTCAGGGATCCACCGTACCGGAAATACAGGGATCCGCCATTCATAAATTTAGGGATTTGACGTTGTACCTTGATGTCTTTTGATGTTGAGATGTAGGCAACAGTCGAATCTGATACGTAGATACGTGTCGACTATCTAATGGTTGAACACTTAGTGGAAGTTGTAATAAGCTAACTAGGAAGTCTGCTTTTAATGAACTTTGTTGTTCACTATGCTGATGAGCTATGCAGATAAGAAgagcacttcttcagacaactactgaagcaaggctgctgctgccaacgcttcttcagactgttgTTAAAGCAAGACATCTGCTCGCGCTTtttcagactgctgctgaagcaaggcgtatGCTCACGCTTCCTCAACTTGAGACGTTTGCTTGCGCTTCTTCAGCTTGAGACGTCTGCTTGCGCTTCTTCAGCTATTCATGCGCATAAAtatttacacaacttagttttatatacttataattcatcatcaaaactatgtcgtatttgattaaacttagttttattcacctaagtttattttaatcaattaatgcatttaatcttaattaattatttctcttttaattaattttttctttttcttcatttaacTTATTCTAACCAGTTCGATACAAAGTAGACTCCCCATTCATTAGATAGAGAAGATCGCCAACTTTTCGTGATTCGCTGCCAAACTTTTTCTAATTCAATGAATATTCTCAAGAAGTAAACCTTAAGTGTTGCGAAAGAATAGAATGGGGAACGAAACAAAATGTACCGTATTTTCTGCTTCACTTTATTCCCGCTCAAAGGAGCGCTTGAACTCCACTAGACTGTCCCTCTTACTGAAAGGAAATTTTCTATGACCGAATTTTCTATGACCGAATTTTCTATGACCATTGGTCGCCTACTAACTTGCCTAGCTTCGGCTTTCGACAGCTTCCagctaataaatatataactttttattttgaattttattaatagaATAATATAGTATATCATTCGTGTTTCTGTTACAATACAGCGAAACTATATGGTTCgaatgaagagaaaaagaaaggtTATCCACCTTCAAGTGAGGTCCCGCGGATCGTGAACGGATTCGCCTCTGTGATCGTTGGAACCCAATTTGCTATTCTCCCATTTCTTCCTATTCATACCACATACATGGCGCGAATCCTGAGCTTCTTGTTACCGATAGACATCAATTCAAGTCGCTGAGGGACCTCTTCGCGCGCGAGAGCATTATAACAATGGAAGCTTAGCACATCTATCTTCAAAGAACACATGAAAAGGAAGACGAATcaaaaccataaaaaaaaacGAATGAATCTTGGAGGATTTCCAAGAAATTCTTCGATTTCTTCAAGAAGCGGATGATTAATCATTCTCACGTTCCGTGCAAATCAGGCCTTGGCCAATCCACGTGACCTACTTGATGAATGTCGGCGATTGAGACATCATAAATTGGTCTGCGGGCATCGCGATAAGTCATCTGATAGAATCGAACTTTTGATTGATCTAGACACTTAGGATACTATGGATTAAGTTAGGGTGGGTGGTACCGCTTAGATTGCGGCCAATCTTGCTAACAGGTTTGGGCTTAGAGTGCGTGAAACTCATCAATACAAGGCTGCTCTTTGCAGCTTGCAAAAAGAAGGGTTTGGTTCCTCTTGTAGCTACCACAACTGAGCGCTTTCAAATATTAAGTCAGTCATGTACGTCTAGCTCAACCCTTagacttttttatatttattcttgaATTCTAGTCTAACTCTCCTTTTTGTCTGCAATTGGATCTCCAATAATTTACTTACGACTTCAGAACGAAAGCAGAAAGATAGCAAGCGGTCACAAATGATTCAATGAAACTTTCTATGATTTATTGTCTAAAACtccatttctttctttctttctttggaTTGCTAATTTTGCATTTGCATATGCTACAACTAATTTTCTTAGTTTCGGCCACACATGATcgcaaatatatatttttttcttaaatcctTAAAggtttgtttaaattattttttctttcacccttttacttttatttttgattttttaaatactcaaaacattaaaataaatatagcaaatatttaaccaatttattattatttcttttatatttttagggttaaataaataattctttcaaATGAAATGGTTAcaacaattcattctaaattatttatttttatcccttatttttttataaaattattttagataaatgagtgcaacatttatcttaaataattttatttttattttttttgaccattttcctctattaattaggttttaattatcacaattgtctaattaattatttttaattaatttttggccatgaggttaattattttgattttatttatttgaaaataattattttattattataaattggagtgtaaATTTTTTGTGTTTACAACCCTATGCTGGATTGAATCGGGCGTGGGTTGTACCGTCGATTCTTGAGCGCAGTTTGGGTGAggatataggtatggttcagATCGGGGTCAACGCGGCTTGAACCAAAGTCAAAACGGGGCGAGGCGCAAGGGTAAACTAGACATGACTAGGGGTGGTAATGGGTATCGATATGTTCAATACCTGTGAAAATCGAGACTATAATCTTAGTGAgtaataaattgttattttaatttctcaacCACTATGAGTCATTTTAGTTATCatgatatatttaatagaatcaatacatttataatacatttatgCTCTTACATTTATCCATCAAGACTAAGACTCTAGTTAGTACAAAATGATGATTTTAAAGccttttctttatatatatatatatatatatatatatatatatatatatatatatatatatatatatatatataaactcaaagCCTTGAGTTTTaaacaactttttttattattaagagaCGAGGTATTCTTTCTCAATTTGTggattaatttgatttatttcgtttctttttttcaaatgttactcttattttaatttgtttaatataaaaaggtTTGTAATAGTTATCCCTAAATATTTAGTGAAATAATGAAGTTTCTTTTTAGAGAAtcggtttttaaaaaaataccttTCCTTATTACTTGTTTTCTGAAATCTTCAATTTAGTTTATAAGAGagattaatgttttatttttttaaagaagtttataggggtgttcaaccggtcggttaaccggttcaccagttaaacggttccggttaagaccggttttgccatttattttataaaccgaTTAACCGGCCGTTAatggtatcggttttaccggttctAGTTCTACTGGTTTTGATCGGTTTCGGTCAGTTAACCGGGTTTAACTaggaaccgataattcaattttttaaattaagtaataaatttatgaaatgattttttttataaattattgtttgcactttcctattatagttgaaaaaattcaaattcattatgtcGATTAGTCTTTGACCAACAAGTATATAGGCGAATATGATTGAATCTCCTTCTCAACCGATAGAACGGAAAGTAGAATCGGtaagttttaataaataatggttatctgaataaattattttagtttgtttttaatttatttttgtaaaattttatataaattataatgtttttataaaattattttataaaaattataatttaaaatttaaaaataaaaaagatttataaattattaaatattatttataatatatctattatttataaaataactaatacaaattataaaatataaaaatatataattaaattattaccggtttaccggttaaaccgttagaaaaataggtaaaccgaaaaccgaaccgtttaaccggtaaaaaatcGGTTGACCGGAACTGTTACAACCGGTTAActaataaaccgttaaaatggAACCGGTTAACTACCGATTCGGTTGGGTTACCGATTTTCCGTTTTTTTTTACAGCGCCAGAAATTTATATTGAGAAAATGTTGGATATTTTTTATGGACTCATTGCAAGTGCTGACTTTTTGTTCCCTTTGTGTTCAACCTTTGGCTAAATTAGAACtacaaactaatttaatttttaaaaattaaaaaaaaattattaatctttaatattattttataaacggGTATAATTCTGTTACCGTATCAAAGTTGCTGGTATATcgttaatattcatatattacttatattatattgatattttgttatatatcaaaataacgTACGATGTCAAAAATTTCagtataaaatcatatatatatatataaataaatatatatatatatatataaataaatatcataccAAACATATACGTCATTAATTActccaattattaattttaaagtgttcaaACTTTTCTTAttattggatttttattttgacaCGATTACAATTGTACTACACTTTATGgagtttaataattatttaatttaaaatatatatttttgttaaagtaatgatatgatataaatttataaaattattgacaTTTTGAGTCAAAACTTATGACCACACTCAAATTCAATtctcaaaaaatattttcaaatgagtTCATTCACGTGCCACAAAATTTGTACActtttattgaattattgaagttttattttgtgtaaagaaaaaacaaacaatacTTTATGACATtccaatataaaaaaatttcttatcACATTCTAGCATTAATTACACAAGGGATATAATTATtactgttatttttttaaaattataatttattgtataGAGATAGtttgatattaggttatttgaagtttttttttttaacatatcacatcattatgatttaattatcaaactaattaattcattaataaaaatattaaaatatttttaatttacttttattaaatttaaattttaaatataaatatatatttttaataatttatctaaaacaaatctcaaataatccaaattttttatcaaataaattttttattttagatattattcaacaaaatttttaaaattcaaaattagcTCTAAAATAAACATCTCTATCTCTCCAAATTAGAAccttttgaatgaaaaaaaataaagagtcaATATGTTTATTactaacaaatataaatatttattatgtttgtacataaatcaaaatttataataataattggtaGAATGTTTTGGTTCAATTGATATTTtgaacatttaattaaaatatattttgttttaacaattttaaacttgtggttaacttattatttaaatataaaatttattaataaataaaaattaatatcataatttaaCCACTCgaaattttaatgaattaaaatattgaatacaaattattttaattcaggtaatcaaaacttttaattagaaaaaaaattgataattgaattaataatatgaatcttttatttatttataaattttacataaataataagtttattatttataattttttaatttaattaaaaaaatattttataccaaataagaaaaaaaatattttaaattataacttgaaatatatttgaataaaatttgttagtcaaaataaaacaaatgattaataaacaaaaaaacagaCTTAGCACAAATAAACAGGATCTGAGAATTGATTAGAGGAGAAAGACGAGTTCTTGTTCTACAAACGCCAGCGGTGGTAGCGTAGAAACAAAGGGCGAATTCacagagaaaaagaaagaacaaatcTCAGAAAGAGATGAGAGACTTCTTTGGCGTCAGATCGTTGCGATTCCTGTTGTTTTTCTCATCGATCGCTCTACAATTTCTTTCTGGTTCGTTACCTTTCTCAGATCCCCaatcttctcttctcttctctttctaCAAACCATTGCAACTCAACAAGGATTGTTATCTTCTTCGTTCATCTTCTTATCTAATTTTAGGTTTACATTCTTCAGTTTTGTTGATGATCTGTTTTTCTAAGCTTCTTTATTGCTAATTTTACAATTCTATGATCTGGTACTATATATAATCTCACGTGGATTGTATTTCTATCTGTGGATCTGCAATAGGTATTCACAAAATCAAAGACTATTATGTTCTTCTTCTTTCTGTCAATTGAGTGATTCACACACTAATAAAACTGTTTGAACTTTTTCATAATAATGATTTCTTGAGACTGCTGTTTATATCTTGCTGCAATTCGAATCTATCTAGtatctatctatatattataatacatgtGATCTTCAGTCAGATAACAAACAAGGTAAGGTCATTTCAAGATACAtggtaattaaatttaataggGTTTGAAATCTGACCAATATTCTCATTGTCCTTGTTTATCTTTTGTAGATCACTCAGTTTCCAATGAACATTGCTTCTTTGTttgtctttttttcttcttccatttcTATTCATTTGTACAAATCTGTAACCTAGGGTTTAGAGGAGATTTAAGGTGAGGAGGTAGATATGAGAGGAGACTGAACTTCCATTCAACATTCTGACATAATCCCTTATAGAGAAATccaactattattattattatctgcTATTTACAATAACAGTAACAAGAATCCTCTGAACGAGTCTGCATTCATGGTAGTTTTCTTGATTTGAATCATAACAATTCATACTATTCTTCATGAGACAAATGATGTAAATGACCCAttccttgtttgatgtgggttatttaaGATTAGTATCAAATAATCCACTATCCAATCAacaatcttttaatatatatttatgccCCTACTATATTTCTACTCAAATAACCTGATTTTCAATAATCTACCACTTGGCTATTTGAATAACCCCTAATTTTATCGAGGTGGTTTCAGGAATTTGCGAGGATGATTCAGgaaaaaatgaagagaagaagGAATCTAAGAGTAGTAGTACAGGATCAAAGATAGCTGTCATATGTCTTGTAATTATTGCAGCTGTTTCGTTATCCTTCTTCCTATTCAAACTA is part of the Impatiens glandulifera chromosome 1, dImpGla2.1, whole genome shotgun sequence genome and encodes:
- the LOC124918998 gene encoding uncharacterized protein LOC124918998, coding for MRDFFGVRSLRFLLFFSSIALQFLSGICEDDSGKNEEKKESKSSSTGSKIAVICLVIIAAVSLSFFLFKLWQKKKREAQYARLLKLFEEDDELELELGLQD